The genomic stretch ACACCGTGCGGCTGAACCGCATCGTCTACTACCCGGTGGAAAACCAGGAGACGGTCGAGCGCATGTTCCGCACCGGACAACTGCACGTCACCGACTCGGTGCCACTCTCGAAGATCGAGACCTACCGCCGCGACCACCCGGAGCTGATCCACATCCATCCCTACCTCGGCACCATGTACGCGCGGGTCAACATCACCACGCCTCACCTCCGCGACGCGCGCGTGCGCCGCGCCCTCGCCTACGCGATCGACCGCGAGGTCTTGACCACGCACGTGAACCGCAGCGGCAAGATCCCCGCCTACGCCATCACGCCTCCGGGCGCGGGCGGCTTCGTGCCGCCGGAGGGTTTCCGCGGTACGATCGAGCAGGCGCGCGCCTTGCTCGCCGAAGCGGGCCATCCCGGCGGCCAAGGGCTCGGGCGCATCGAGATGCTCTTCCCGACCTCGGAAAACGGCCGGCTGATCGCCGAGGCCATCCAAGAGATGTGGCGCACGCAGCTCGGCGTCGACGTGCAACTGGTGAACCAGGAATGGAAGGTCTACCTCGATTCCATGAACACGCTCAACTACCAGATCGCGCTCGGCGTGTGGATCGGCGACTACCCGGACCCGTACACCTTTCTCGATCTCTTCAAGTCGAACAGCGGCAACAACCGTACCGGCTTTTCGGATACGGAATACGATCGGCTCCTCGCCGAAGCGCTGGCCGCGCCGGACGACGCGCGACGCATGGCGATCTACACTCGACTCGAGGAGATCCTCGCCGAACAGGCGCCGCTGCTCCCGGTGTATTTCTACAGCAGCGTGGAACTGATCCACCCGTCGGTGCGCGGCTGGCATCCGACGATCCTCGACCTGCATCCGTTCAAGCACGTGTGGCTCGAACCGGTCGCGGAGTGATCGGGCACGCGAGCCTTCCGCGCGAAACGCGGCGCGCGGCGTGTCGCGCTCCCGAGCGCAGAGTCTGTAGAAAACCTCCGAGGTCGATTTTGCGAAGTAGGGCGGTTTCTCCGAAACCGCCGCGGGCACCGAAAGACTGCCGCGGCGCGCTCGGAAAGCACGCCCCACCCCGAAGTGAAGTCGGAGCAGGTGCTTGAAAGGCGCTAACGCTCGATCGGATCGAGTCGCACCAGCGCGAAGAGGCGACCGCGCAGGTAGAGCGGAGTGGCCTCCAGATCGAAATCGAGCGCCTGTTCGCGACCGGCCCGCTCGACGACGAGGTTGACCTCCGCCACGCACGAACGGCCGGCGAGCGCGCGGAGCGCGGAATTGACCGTGCCGCAGGTGCGACATGTGGGATGCGTGCCGCATCCGGAGAGATCCTCGATCGCGTGCACGCAGCCGAGCAGTTCACCGAGGCGCATCCCGAGAATGTCGGCGAGGGTGGACACGCCGACGAAGCGCAGGAAGCCGGCGTTGGCGTGCACGAGCTGGCGGTTTTCGTTCACCACCGCGAGGCGCTCGTCCACTGCGGCGAGCACGGCGGCAGCGGCTTCGCTGGAGACGAGCATCTCGTGCTCCTCGCGGATGCGTTCGACGGTTTCCCGCTCCGCCGGAGCGAAGCGCGTGGGGGGCTTCAGGGAGAAATCCATGGCGTTGGGATAGTGGCGCATGGTGCCACTACTGGCGCAGCCGCGCCGCGCACGGGTTGCCGTTTGTTTCGCCCGAGTTGGTCTGAAGCCGTGGCCGGACGCGCGGGATTTGCTTTGCCGCCGCGCAGGCCGCTCGCGCTCAATCGCCGACCCGCACTTCGAAGCGCGCACGAACCATGAGCTCGCACGCACCCATGCCCGCCCTCGCCGACACCGACGCCGGTCGCAGCCGGGCGATTCTCTTGCTGCTGCTCAGCGCGTTGCTCTGGAGCATGGGCGGGCTGTTGATCAAAGGCGTGGAATGGAGCGCCCCCGGCATCGCCGCGACGCGCAGCATCGTCGCCGCCCTCACGATCGTCGCCTTCTACCGCGGTCGCTTGCGATTCACGTGGTCGACGTGGCAGCTCGCCGGCGCGGCCGCCTACGCGGCGACGGTGTTGCTCTTCGTGCTCGCGACGAAGCTCACGACGGCGGCCAACGCCATCCTGCTGCAATACACCGCGCCGATCTACATCGCGCTGGCGGCACCGTGGTTTCTCGGCGAGCCGAGCCGGCGGCGCGATTGGTGGATCATCGCCGTCACGCTGGCGGGCATGTCGCTGTTCTTCGTCGAGCAACTCAGCGCCGAAGGGCTCGCGGGCAATCTCGTCGCCATCGCCAGCGGAATCGCCTTCGCGGCGTTGACGTTGTTTCTGCGCAAACAGAAGGACGGCTCCGCGGTGGAGTCGATCGTGCTGGGAAACATCCTCGCCGCGGTGATCGCGCTGCCCTTCGTGCGCGGACCGTTTCCCGAAGCGGCCGGTTGGGGCATGCTGCTCGTGCTCGGCGTGGTGCAGCTCGGCCTCTCCTACATCGTCTACGCCGCCGCGATCCGGCGTGCCACGGCGATGGACGCCGCACTCGTGCCGATGCTCGAGCCGATCCTCAATCCCGTGTGGGTGTTGCTCTTCCTCGGCGAACGCCCCGGGCCGTGGGCGCTCGCGGGCGGCGCGGTCGTGATCGGAGCGGTCGCCGTGCGCGCCGCTCTCGGCGCTCGCGAACGCCCGCCACCCGCACCGCCGCGTCGCGGAGCGTTTCCCTCCGCGACGACGTGAACTCCCTTCCCACTCCTCCCGTACCCGGATTCCGAATACAAAAGGGCGCAGGTCAGACCAGCG from Opitutales bacterium ASA1 encodes the following:
- a CDS encoding peptide ABC transporter substrate-binding protein; this encodes MSSRSKPLALTVSAVVSALALLFTACAPKERPVDVGARDGVLHLANSAEPADLDPQTISGRVESQIVYALIEGLVAYDPVDLSPVPGVAERWELSEDGRTYTFHLRADARWSNGDPVVAQDFVRSWQRMLTPALAADYAYMLFYVDGAEEYYTGTRTDFAQVGFRALDARTVEIRLKERVAFFLELICHYAWYPVHVPTVEKFGGLERKGTAWTRVGNFVGNGPFVLEEWRPNQRITVAKSPTYWDRDTVRLNRIVYYPVENQETVERMFRTGQLHVTDSVPLSKIETYRRDHPELIHIHPYLGTMYARVNITTPHLRDARVRRALAYAIDREVLTTHVNRSGKIPAYAITPPGAGGFVPPEGFRGTIEQARALLAEAGHPGGQGLGRIEMLFPTSENGRLIAEAIQEMWRTQLGVDVQLVNQEWKVYLDSMNTLNYQIALGVWIGDYPDPYTFLDLFKSNSGNNRTGFSDTEYDRLLAEALAAPDDARRMAIYTRLEEILAEQAPLLPVYFYSSVELIHPSVRGWHPTILDLHPFKHVWLEPVAE
- a CDS encoding DMT family transporter, with the translated sequence MSSHAPMPALADTDAGRSRAILLLLLSALLWSMGGLLIKGVEWSAPGIAATRSIVAALTIVAFYRGRLRFTWSTWQLAGAAAYAATVLLFVLATKLTTAANAILLQYTAPIYIALAAPWFLGEPSRRRDWWIIAVTLAGMSLFFVEQLSAEGLAGNLVAIASGIAFAALTLFLRKQKDGSAVESIVLGNILAAVIALPFVRGPFPEAAGWGMLLVLGVVQLGLSYIVYAAAIRRATAMDAALVPMLEPILNPVWVLLFLGERPGPWALAGGAVVIGAVAVRAALGARERPPPAPPRRGAFPSATT